From the genome of Desulfobotulus pelophilus, one region includes:
- a CDS encoding ABC transporter ATP-binding protein, protein MSLLSLDKVVKTFGGLTAVNRVSFSVDAGAVVGLIGPNGAGKTTVFNLITGNYTPDTGDIFFEGRSVKGKKPHKIVEMGIARTFQSIRLFQNMPVVENVLAGCHCRMGAGIFASMVRTPGQRREEKEALETARQVLEFVGLWDYAGLPASSLSYGKQRLLEIARALASFPRIIILDEPAGGMNDQETAELLRLIREISRKGITVLLIEHDMGLVMRACEKLVVIEYGTKIAEGSPEDIKNNPRVIEAYLGSDEDTGGEDPC, encoded by the coding sequence ATGAGCCTTTTGTCCCTTGATAAGGTGGTGAAAACGTTTGGGGGCCTTACGGCCGTGAACAGGGTGAGTTTTTCTGTGGATGCCGGTGCCGTGGTAGGGCTGATCGGTCCCAATGGTGCCGGAAAAACTACTGTCTTCAACCTTATTACGGGCAACTATACCCCTGATACCGGCGATATCTTCTTTGAAGGAAGATCTGTAAAGGGTAAAAAACCCCATAAAATTGTGGAAATGGGCATAGCCCGAACCTTTCAGAGTATACGGCTTTTCCAGAACATGCCGGTGGTGGAGAATGTGCTGGCAGGCTGCCACTGTCGCATGGGGGCGGGTATTTTTGCATCCATGGTACGTACACCCGGCCAGCGAAGGGAAGAAAAAGAAGCCCTTGAAACAGCAAGGCAGGTATTAGAATTCGTTGGTTTATGGGACTATGCCGGCTTGCCGGCTTCCAGCCTTTCCTATGGGAAACAGCGCCTCCTGGAGATTGCCCGTGCTCTTGCCAGCTTTCCCCGTATCATTATTCTGGATGAGCCCGCAGGTGGTATGAATGATCAGGAAACGGCTGAACTGCTTCGTCTGATCCGGGAAATAAGCCGGAAAGGCATTACCGTACTTCTTATTGAACATGATATGGGGCTTGTGATGCGTGCCTGTGAGAAGCTTGTTGTAATTGAGTACGGTACGAAAATTGCCGAAGGCAGTCCTGAGGATATTAAAAACAACCCCAGGGTGATCGAGGCGTATCTGGGTAGTGATGAGGACACGGGCGGAGAGGATCCATGCTGA
- a CDS encoding branched-chain amino acid ABC transporter permease, whose product MNRNVFITSVLLAFFACFPVLFSNPYWIGVLNDIWLYAILGLSLNWVVGHTGLFNLGHAAYYAVGAYTAAIISTHFNIPILWLIPVAGFTAGLFALVVARPIIHLRGDYLAIVTIGVGEIVRIALENDIFGITGGSNGIFGIPRPEIFDMRIRRPWQFYYLIGGFLLITIWFFYRLEQSRFGRALNYIKEDETAAEGSGINTAWYKLAAFVIGAVWAGMAGTLFAAKMSTVSPGSFVFWESVLIFAIVILGGAGSIPGVILGAFLLVGLPEFFRNFADARMLFFGAAMVLMMIFRSRGLLPPLTRKYAGVSRAGGGDA is encoded by the coding sequence GCTTTTTTTGCCTGCTTCCCGGTTCTCTTCAGCAACCCCTATTGGATAGGGGTTCTCAACGACATATGGCTCTACGCCATTTTAGGTTTAAGTCTGAACTGGGTTGTGGGTCATACGGGACTTTTTAATCTCGGGCATGCGGCTTATTATGCTGTGGGGGCCTATACGGCTGCCATTATCAGTACCCACTTCAATATACCGATACTCTGGCTGATACCCGTGGCTGGGTTCACAGCAGGGCTTTTTGCCCTGGTGGTGGCCAGACCCATCATTCATCTGAGGGGTGATTATCTGGCCATTGTCACCATCGGCGTGGGTGAAATTGTTCGGATTGCCCTTGAAAATGATATTTTCGGCATAACCGGCGGTTCCAATGGCATTTTCGGTATTCCAAGGCCGGAAATTTTTGATATGCGCATTCGCAGACCCTGGCAGTTTTACTACCTGATTGGGGGGTTTCTGCTGATCACCATCTGGTTTTTCTACCGGCTGGAACAGTCCCGTTTCGGCCGTGCCCTGAATTATATCAAAGAAGATGAAACGGCAGCGGAAGGCTCCGGCATCAACACGGCCTGGTACAAGCTGGCTGCCTTTGTGATCGGTGCCGTCTGGGCTGGCATGGCGGGAACGCTTTTTGCCGCGAAAATGAGTACGGTCTCTCCGGGTTCTTTTGTATTCTGGGAGTCGGTGCTGATTTTTGCCATTGTGATTTTAGGTGGGGCAGGCAGTATCCCCGGTGTGATTCTGGGCGCATTTCTTCTGGTCGGCCTCCCGGAGTTTTTCCGAAACTTTGCCGATGCCCGCATGCTTTTCTTTGGCGCGGCCATGGTACTGATGATGATTTTCCGCAGCAGAGGCCTGCTGCCGCCCCTTACACGTAAATATGCGGGTGTGTCCAGAGCCGGTGGGGGGGATGCATGA